The nucleotide sequence GTTGTCTCGACTGCCACGACCCCATTGGCGATGGCCCAGGACTCGAAAGCATGATTGACGCAGCCAACGTGCCGGCTGACGGCCTCGCGGCTGTGGGCTGTGAAGCCTGTCACGGCGCTGGCGGTGACCACTATGGTGTCGGACCGATCCCCATGGCCGAGCCAGGCATTGCAGAATGTGCCGCCTGCCATGATGAACTGCCGGAGAGTCATCTGACCTATCATCCCGAAGCAAACAATATCGGCACAAACTACGTGGCCTCCCGCCACTACACGGCTTCCGTACGCAACGAAGCCGTTTGCTCACGTTGCCATACCGATCTCGGTGGTCGTCTGTATAAAGACGTGACCACCAAGACCCAATTGGAAGCCTCGGTTTTCGCTGTTGAGAGCGATGAGGCTGTTCAATGCCGTACCTGCCACAATCCACACAATGCTGGCGGACTGCTGTTTGAAGAAGTGGAAGACCATGGTCATGTTGTTGCTAGTGGCGAGTATGCAACTTGTACCTCTTGCCACATGAGTGACAGTGGCTCCCCTGATGATGCAGAATGGATGTACCATGAGGATGTATACTACCGCATCATCACGGATACCCACTACGATGACCCGACAACAACCGACGTTATCGAAGGTTATGTCGTTAACCCCTTAAGCGAGCGTGCCTGCCGTGATTGTCACGATGTCCACGCTGTTGAAGAGATTCGTGCTGATGATGACTCTTCAAGCTTCTCTAACACCATCAATGATCAGTGGGCAAGATCTGGCCACGCTGGCAAACTTGGCGACATAAAGTTGGAAGTTGCTGAATTCTACGGCGATGAGATTGCCGATGGCGGCCTCGACCAAAACCGTACGATTGCCCAATCTCTGGCCATCAAAGAAGCAGGTTCTTTGGGTGCGGATAATGCATTCCCGCATTACGACTGGGATGCCCAGAATCGCCAGAGTTGCCAGGAATGTCATACGGCAACAGGTTTCAAGAACTACACGGCTGACCCTACTACCTACGACGCAGCTAACAATGACTTCTCTCATCTTGCAGATTGGGCTGTTGACGGCGATGGCATTGTTACTTCTTCCGGCCAAAACGAGCTGCTCTACTGCTGGGGCTGCCATAGCGACAATCAGGGTGCCCTGTATGCATCAGGCGACAACACCATGAGCTACAGTTATGATGGCGTTGCCGTTGTTATCCCCGACATTGGCAATTCAAACACTTGTATCCACTGCCATGGTGGTCGCAACAATGTGGACAACTTGAAAGATGCAAGTCGTTCCAGCCGCTTCGAAGGCCATCATGGTCCGGCAGCAGGTACCCTGTTCAGCTCTGTAACACATCTTGGATACGAGTTTGACGGCCAGAGCTACGCGAATGTTTCTTACTTCCATCACGCCGATATCGGCACAATTGACGCTGATGGCAACGAAGTGTATGCAGGAACAGGAACTTCCGGTCCTTGTGTTGGTTGCCATATGGCAGACTCTGACCATACTTTTGCCGTTGTTGAAGAAGATGAAGTCACTGGTGAGATTACTTCAATCACCAGCTTTGAAACCTGTGCAGCGTGTCACAACACTACTGATCCGGCAGGCGACCACTACTTTGACGCTTCAGTTCTTGAAGAAGAGAAGCTTGGTTTTGAAGAAGCAATTATGGTCTTGGAAAACTACATCACCAACACCACGGTCAATACTCTGAATGTTGACTTGACGGCTGATTCACCGACACTTGATCCGGACGGTAACGGTGTTGATGAGTTCCTGGCTTATTACGAAACAGTTGCCATTGACTACTATGGCACCTACCAGAACTACAAGTACATGGATGACGAGCCGGGCGCCTATGCGCATAACCGCTACTATGCTAAACGCCTGCTCTTTGACTCCATTGACTTGCTGCAACATGGTTCATTGACCGGTTCCATTACGATTGATGAAGCCGTTTATGCTGATGCAGCAATGTGGTTCGGCGCTGATGCTGATACCAACCTTGCAGCTCGTCCATAATCAATAACCTCTACTTCCGGCAGGACTCTCTGCCGGATAACATCAAAAGCCCCACATCGTTCGATGTGGGGCTTTTAGTTTATCTACCATCATGCACTTTTGACATAAAGTGCCGACCGGTTCTTACTCATTTCAGCTTATAATACAATTGCGTCCGGCTTTTTTCGCCCGATACAGTGCCTGGTCGGCAAAACGGATCAGCTCCTCACAATCCTGTCCGGACTGCGGCGACATCGACTCATAGCCAATACTGACAGTAATCCAGGGAGTCTTTAGTGCATCAACATTGGGGATCCCCAGATCATTGATCGCCTGCCGGATCCGCTCGGCCACTTTTTGCGCCCCAATAAGCGGAACATCGGGAAGAATAACCGCAAACTCTTCTCCACCGTAGCGGGCAACGAGATCAGCCTCTCGCTTGACTTGATTCGAAATCACCTCGGCAACGGACTGCAGGCACTGGTCGCCATCCTGATGACCGTAGGTATCATTGTAGAGCTTAAAGTGATCAATATCGATCATCAGCAGGCTGACAACCGTTCCGTTACGCCGAGCGATCAGCCACTCATGCTGAAGATGCTCATCAAACTGACGGCGGTTTCCCACCCTGGTTAAGCTGTCTGTCATGGACGCCAACTGCAGCTCCTTGTTCAACGATTCAATCCGATCCAGCATGTGATTGGCGGTCTGTGACAACTGGTGGAGCTCACGGCTGCTGTGATCTTCAAATCGCTCACTGAGATCACCACTCTCACCAATGCGGTTAAAGTGGTTAATTTGAGCGGAGATCGGCGACAGGACCAGATGGTTCAACAGCAATTCAACCAACAAAATCCCGATAACACCCAACATGACCATCACGGTGACAGTCACCTTGAACACCTGGCGCAGATGGTTGTTCATCTCACGAAAAACCTTTGTCTTTAAGGCAAAGGCCTGCTGATGGTCGACATTGCGCACCATCAGAGTCAGTTCGGCAAAATCTTCCGAGATAAATGAATAGGTCAGACTCGTCTTTTTTTCATTCTTTTGAGCCGTTGCCGTTTTGTCACAGACTTTAACCAGTTCAAAATCAAATCCGGAGTGGCTTGACACATCA is from Desulfuromonas acetoxidans DSM 684 and encodes:
- a CDS encoding multiheme c-type cytochrome produces the protein MKVKHWFSFFVVLSSILLLTACGSNSGSGGDQSAAPAEDDLGSDTDTGISYVGAATCIGCHEDFSWSSEEVADYLAGAHVIHSDHITQADAADGCLDCHDPIGDGPGLESMIDAANVPADGLAAVGCEACHGAGGDHYGVGPIPMAEPGIAECAACHDELPESHLTYHPEANNIGTNYVASRHYTASVRNEAVCSRCHTDLGGRLYKDVTTKTQLEASVFAVESDEAVQCRTCHNPHNAGGLLFEEVEDHGHVVASGEYATCTSCHMSDSGSPDDAEWMYHEDVYYRIITDTHYDDPTTTDVIEGYVVNPLSERACRDCHDVHAVEEIRADDDSSSFSNTINDQWARSGHAGKLGDIKLEVAEFYGDEIADGGLDQNRTIAQSLAIKEAGSLGADNAFPHYDWDAQNRQSCQECHTATGFKNYTADPTTYDAANNDFSHLADWAVDGDGIVTSSGQNELLYCWGCHSDNQGALYASGDNTMSYSYDGVAVVIPDIGNSNTCIHCHGGRNNVDNLKDASRSSRFEGHHGPAAGTLFSSVTHLGYEFDGQSYANVSYFHHADIGTIDADGNEVYAGTGTSGPCVGCHMADSDHTFAVVEEDEVTGEITSITSFETCAACHNTTDPAGDHYFDASVLEEEKLGFEEAIMVLENYITNTTVNTLNVDLTADSPTLDPDGNGVDEFLAYYETVAIDYYGTYQNYKYMDDEPGAYAHNRYYAKRLLFDSIDLLQHGSLTGSITIDEAVYADAAMWFGADADTNLAARP
- a CDS encoding diguanylate cyclase, with the translated sequence TNEIRIFKVQLHYPTKRDTMSLRLRTLLTLILILGVSLVSMMFVMHRYIFSAFNSLEHLHFNRLGEHFVQTIGSQEEYFTSFVRDWGVWNDSYQFIQDQNQGYIDDNFNDETLTGIGTLCILYFDLDFNLVYAFSFAEDRKIALSVAESVKHSRKHIQALNLEVKSSFYLCVKQLNGPLLTAMYPIYPTDRSCPANGYILMGRAINSQYCYDVSSHSGFDFELVKVCDKTATAQKNEKKTSLTYSFISEDFAELTLMVRNVDHQQAFALKTKVFREMNNHLRQVFKVTVTVMVMLGVIGILLVELLLNHLVLSPISAQINHFNRIGESGDLSERFEDHSSRELHQLSQTANHMLDRIESLNKELQLASMTDSLTRVGNRRQFDEHLQHEWLIARRNGTVVSLLMIDIDHFKLYNDTYGHQDGDQCLQSVAEVISNQVKREADLVARYGGEEFAVILPDVPLIGAQKVAERIRQAINDLGIPNVDALKTPWITVSIGYESMSPQSGQDCEELIRFADQALYRAKKAGRNCIIS